A single window of Senegalia massiliensis DNA harbors:
- a CDS encoding ArsR/SmtB family transcription factor has translation MTKDIPVCNCNEIHEDVLKNVKNDLPKDNCLLSLADFFKVFGDSTRIKIIYALYESEMCVCDIAELLDMTQSAISHQLRTLKDKGVVKYRKEGRTVFYSLDDEHIYEILNSGLTHICHK, from the coding sequence ATGACTAAAGATATTCCAGTTTGTAATTGTAATGAGATACATGAAGATGTACTTAAAAATGTAAAAAATGATTTACCTAAAGATAATTGTCTTTTAAGTCTTGCTGATTTTTTTAAAGTATTTGGAGATTCCACAAGAATAAAAATCATATATGCTCTTTATGAGTCTGAAATGTGTGTATGTGATATAGCTGAACTTTTAGATATGACTCAATCAGCAATTTCCCATCAACTTAGAACTTTAAAAGATAAAGGTGTTGTAAAGTATAGAAAAGAAGGTAGAACTGTATTTTATTCATTAGATGATGAACATATATATGAGATTTTGAACTCAGGTCTTACTCATATTTGTCATAAGTAG
- a CDS encoding ATP-dependent DNA helicase, whose protein sequence is MNIKISVRNLVEFILRSGDINSTYIGRNRMTEGTRIHQLVQKKMDKNYMPEVTLKTEVEFEDLILTVGGRADGIITEKEKVIIDEIKSTTTSLEKIDENFNELHWAQAKCYAYIYSMDNNLERIDIQLTYVEIDTEEIKRIRNTYTYKELEKFFKNLTDRYYIWADLSRKWIRTRDESIKKLQFPFDNYRKGQRKLSVGIYRTIEQEKKLFAQAPTGIGKTISTIFPSVKAIGESKGEKIFYLTAKTITRTVAEDSFNILKNKGLRFKIVTLTAKDKICFCKESSCNPEDCEFAKGHFDRINDAIYDVITNEDIISRETIEKYSLKHKVCPFEFSLDISIWADSVICDYNYVFDPKAKLKRFFIEDKNKYIFLIDEAHNLVDRSRDMFSAELFKNDFLELKRLFKDIEPKMAKSLDKINRYFLKIKKKCKNNDYFLEKEEPEDMFYPLKGFVKKADNWLKENGDKKEHKDLLELYFNVLSFLRVSEDYDDRFVTYTELQGKNVKLKMFCLDPSYLLSTTLGSGLSSILFSATLSPIDYYKDILGGKEKDNIMILDSPFDPRNLKIIIKDSISTKYRDRKYSYEKIANVIYDTTKYKEGNYMVFFPSYKYMEDVYDVFIEKFPQFRTMVQEIGMKEEEKEEFLKSFKQNPTNTLIAFAVMGGIFSEGIDLKGDRLTGAIIVGIGLPKICLERNIIREYFNEKNGLGYEYAYMYPGMNKVLQSMGRVIRTETDKGVVCLIGRRFGKWGQFRHIIKGKTTNKY, encoded by the coding sequence ATGAATATTAAAATATCTGTAAGAAATTTAGTTGAATTTATACTTAGAAGTGGAGATATAAACTCCACATATATAGGAAGAAATAGAATGACTGAAGGAACAAGAATTCATCAATTAGTACAAAAAAAGATGGATAAAAACTATATGCCTGAAGTTACACTTAAAACTGAAGTAGAATTTGAGGATTTAATACTTACAGTAGGAGGAAGAGCAGATGGAATTATAACAGAAAAAGAAAAAGTTATAATAGATGAAATAAAATCAACTACAACATCACTTGAAAAAATAGATGAAAATTTCAATGAACTTCATTGGGCACAAGCTAAATGTTATGCCTATATCTATTCTATGGATAATAATTTAGAACGAATAGATATTCAACTCACATATGTAGAAATAGATACAGAAGAAATAAAAAGAATAAGAAATACTTACACCTACAAGGAGTTGGAAAAGTTCTTTAAAAATTTAACAGATAGATATTATATTTGGGCAGACCTTTCTAGAAAGTGGATAAGAACTCGTGATGAGTCCATAAAAAAATTACAATTTCCTTTTGATAATTATAGAAAAGGACAAAGAAAATTATCAGTAGGTATATATAGAACAATAGAACAAGAAAAAAAGTTATTTGCACAAGCACCTACTGGAATAGGAAAGACTATATCTACAATATTTCCATCAGTAAAAGCTATAGGAGAAAGTAAAGGAGAAAAGATTTTTTATCTTACAGCTAAAACTATAACTAGAACAGTAGCAGAGGACTCTTTCAATATATTAAAAAATAAAGGTTTACGCTTTAAAATAGTAACATTAACAGCTAAAGATAAAATTTGTTTTTGTAAAGAATCTAGTTGTAATCCAGAAGATTGTGAATTTGCAAAGGGACATTTTGATAGAATAAATGATGCAATATATGATGTAATTACTAATGAAGATATTATTTCACGTGAAACAATAGAGAAATACTCATTAAAGCATAAAGTATGTCCATTTGAATTTTCATTAGATATAAGTATATGGGCAGATAGTGTTATATGTGACTATAATTATGTATTTGACCCAAAAGCTAAACTGAAACGATTTTTTATTGAAGATAAAAACAAATATATATTTTTAATAGATGAAGCTCATAATTTAGTAGATAGGTCAAGAGACATGTTTTCAGCAGAACTTTTTAAAAATGACTTTTTAGAATTAAAAAGATTATTTAAAGATATTGAACCTAAAATGGCAAAATCATTAGATAAAATAAATCGTTATTTTTTAAAGATAAAAAAGAAGTGTAAAAATAATGATTATTTTTTAGAAAAAGAAGAGCCAGAAGATATGTTTTATCCCTTAAAGGGGTTTGTGAAAAAAGCTGATAATTGGTTAAAGGAAAATGGAGATAAAAAAGAGCATAAAGATTTATTAGAATTATATTTTAATGTATTATCTTTTCTACGAGTATCAGAAGATTATGATGATAGGTTTGTAACCTATACTGAATTGCAGGGGAAAAATGTAAAGTTGAAAATGTTTTGTTTGGATCCATCTTATTTATTATCTACTACATTAGGTAGTGGATTATCTTCAATTCTTTTTTCAGCAACACTAAGTCCTATAGATTATTATAAAGATATATTAGGAGGAAAAGAAAAAGATAATATAATGATTTTAGATTCTCCATTTGATCCTAGAAATCTTAAAATAATAATAAAAGATAGCATATCCACAAAATATAGAGACAGAAAATATTCTTATGAAAAAATAGCTAATGTAATATATGATACGACTAAATATAAAGAAGGTAACTATATGGTGTTTTTTCCATCATATAAATATATGGAAGATGTATATGATGTATTTATAGAAAAGTTTCCACAATTTAGAACAATGGTACAAGAGATAGGAATGAAAGAGGAAGAAAAGGAAGAGTTTTTAAAATCATTTAAGCAAAACCCAACAAATACTCTAATAGCATTTGCAGTAATGGGAGGAATATTTTCAGAAGGTATAGATTTGAAAGGCGATAGACTTACAGGAGCTATAATAGTTGGAATTGGTCTTCCGAAAATTTGTCTAGAGAGAAATATAATAAGAGAATATTTCAATGAAAAAAATGGATTAGGATATGAATATGCATATATGTATCCTGGAATGAATAAAGTATTACAATCCATGGGGAGAGTTATAAGAACAGAGACTGATAAAGGTGTAGTATGTTTAATAGGTAGAAGATTTGGAAAATGGGGACAGTTCAGACATATTATTAAAGGAAAGACTACTAATAAATATTAA
- a CDS encoding ABC transporter permease subunit, with product MLYRLKKINLPLVIGIIILIFVSIIAIFRIDIMNLDPFATNFALPHFEDGNLVIDNPPNPPDDINIWGTDILGRDVFSRIVYGARMTLQIGIYTALARLVVGVILGLFAGFGSKIISKIIDIFKTTFSAIPPLIISFILLSAIKPTLEEVIFIYTFILTFVGWGRIGSILRDRINEILREDFIKGEIAIGKSKIQIAFGNVLPHLFATMVIHLFIETSRVLIILAELGVLGLLVGTITIDPFLIQELKLDIIPAYYPEWGSMLATARYAIGAGKIWIVFYPALAIFISVLGFNLLGEGLKIELNKRNSKFITFIKHIPYHLSPITFIYQIKNINRYKKSVGIKLGLIGLIVLILIWPVKNSTYNINSDDIYSHIQELSEDKYLERQIGSEGNRNTRNYIVENLKDIGLRPLDDESYTNKHKIEVNSQIVKKSEIYIEGKNISFEYLKDFNFWDIYLNKIDEKNYTGELRRKIMTVEMYENGEYDPEQKYLLIVDAEYRRNFNKITNILVEDFVSGGLYYTEDKSLEVNYDVNIIGSLEQVENSLGFGDIYINVSNQVIDTLKENIDEEIVFSTDIEMQRYADISNIGAVLQGQNKEKSPLIIATDYDYKLDDSENNKNKGLIYNGTSIAANLEIAKTLKNSEFRPDRDIIFMFFDGSTSSKATGISAFVSSDLYDELEKNHFLIYTKNLGQKESNLLAFDTSRLYSDNRGHYGIVRNTMKRGEDFKLDTILVGTNFDSRSVRIMYNNGTSLTSISGIESSIEGEVTTIDKEILKKQTQTILDAITMYDYTLTENGE from the coding sequence TTGTTATATAGATTGAAAAAAATTAATTTACCGTTAGTTATAGGAATTATAATACTTATATTTGTATCTATTATAGCTATATTTAGAATAGATATAATGAATTTAGATCCATTTGCTACAAATTTTGCATTACCTCATTTTGAAGATGGAAATTTAGTAATAGATAATCCACCAAATCCACCTGATGATATAAATATATGGGGAACTGATATACTAGGCAGAGATGTATTTAGTAGAATAGTGTATGGAGCTAGAATGACCCTTCAAATTGGTATATATACAGCCTTAGCGAGACTTGTTGTAGGTGTTATTCTTGGGCTTTTTGCAGGGTTTGGAAGTAAGATAATATCTAAAATAATAGATATATTTAAAACCACTTTTAGTGCAATACCTCCCCTTATAATAAGTTTTATACTTTTAAGTGCTATAAAACCAACACTTGAAGAAGTAATATTCATTTATACTTTTATTCTTACATTTGTAGGCTGGGGTAGAATTGGATCTATATTGAGAGATAGGATAAATGAAATATTAAGAGAAGATTTTATAAAAGGAGAAATAGCTATAGGAAAAAGTAAAATTCAGATAGCATTTGGAAATGTGCTACCTCATCTTTTTGCAACTATGGTTATACATTTATTTATAGAAACAAGTAGAGTATTAATAATACTAGCCGAGCTAGGAGTATTGGGACTTTTAGTTGGTACTATTACAATAGATCCTTTTCTTATACAAGAACTAAAATTAGATATTATACCTGCATATTATCCAGAATGGGGTTCAATGCTTGCAACCGCTAGATATGCTATAGGTGCTGGCAAGATATGGATAGTGTTTTATCCTGCACTTGCTATATTCATATCAGTTTTAGGATTTAATTTATTAGGGGAAGGATTAAAAATAGAGTTAAATAAAAGAAACTCAAAATTTATAACATTTATTAAGCACATTCCATATCATTTATCACCGATTACTTTTATCTATCAAATTAAGAATATAAATAGATATAAAAAAAGTGTTGGAATAAAGCTAGGTTTAATAGGTTTAATAGTATTAATATTAATTTGGCCTGTAAAAAATAGTACATATAATATCAACTCAGATGATATATATAGTCATATACAAGAGTTATCAGAAGATAAATATTTAGAAAGACAAATTGGTAGTGAAGGCAATAGAAACACTCGAAATTATATTGTAGAAAATTTAAAAGATATAGGGCTTAGACCTTTAGATGATGAAAGCTATACAAATAAACATAAAATAGAAGTTAATTCACAAATTGTAAAAAAATCAGAAATATATATAGAAGGTAAAAATATATCTTTTGAATACTTAAAAGATTTTAATTTTTGGGATATTTATTTAAATAAAATAGATGAAAAAAATTATACTGGTGAATTAAGAAGAAAGATTATGACTGTAGAAATGTATGAAAATGGAGAATATGATCCAGAACAGAAATACTTATTAATTGTAGATGCAGAATATCGTAGAAATTTTAATAAAATCACAAATATATTAGTTGAAGATTTTGTTAGTGGTGGATTATATTACACTGAAGATAAATCACTAGAAGTTAATTATGATGTAAATATAATAGGAAGTCTAGAACAAGTAGAAAATAGTTTGGGATTTGGTGATATATACATTAATGTAAGTAATCAAGTTATAGATACTTTAAAAGAAAATATAGATGAAGAAATAGTATTTTCTACAGATATAGAAATGCAAAGATATGCAGATATATCAAATATAGGAGCTGTATTACAAGGGCAAAATAAGGAAAAATCTCCTCTTATTATAGCTACTGATTATGATTATAAATTAGATGATAGTGAAAATAATAAAAATAAAGGTCTAATATACAATGGAACATCTATTGCAGCAAATTTAGAGATAGCAAAAACATTAAAAAATAGTGAGTTTCGACCAGATAGAGATATTATATTTATGTTTTTTGATGGATCTACAAGTTCAAAAGCAACAGGAATAAGTGCCTTTGTATCTAGTGATCTATATGATGAATTAGAAAAAAATCATTTCTTAATATACACTAAAAATTTAGGTCAAAAAGAAAGTAATTTACTTGCATTTGATACTTCAAGACTTTATTCAGATAATAGAGGACATTATGGCATAGTTAGAAATACGATGAAAAGAGGAGAAGATTTTAAATTAGATACAATTTTAGTAGGAACAAACTTTGACTCTAGAAGTGTAAGAATAATGTATAATAATGGTACAAGTTTAACCTCTATATCTGGAATAGAATCTTCTATTGAAGGAGAAGTTACTACAATTGATAAAGAAATATTAAAAAAACAAACTCAAACAATATTAGATGCTATTACAATGTATGATTATACTTTAACGGAGAATGGTGAATAA
- a CDS encoding NAD(P)H-hydrate dehydratase: protein MSVGIDIVKIHRIEDILDKKRDSFLNKIFTTEEKQYIKEKKYSPQTIAGLFSAKESISKAIGTGIGKVSFKDIEISHDKFGKPIVIINEKVKSFGISKIDLTITHEIDYAVSFAKVNFKINDNIIEIPEELKGLLTKRNPESHKGDYGKVLIIGGSRGMTGSVTLSSKSAMRTGSGLVYTMVPEYLETIMSIKLTEEIVKIAKDNGKGYFIKKSLEEILNNTKDKDVLAIGPGMGTFEDNIYLLREIIKNINIPLVIDADGLNSLSTDIDILKNKKNSIVITPHLGEMARLLDKSIKEIENNRVYYAKHISNKYNIVTVLKGSNTIVSYKDEIYINNSGNPGMAKAGSGDVLTGIIISLIGQGLEPFNAAKLAVYIHGLAGDFARDKKGEHSMIASDIVDSIGDAINFLLTNKKFSSKLN from the coding sequence ATGAGTGTGGGAATAGATATTGTAAAGATTCATAGAATAGAAGATATTTTAGATAAAAAAAGAGATAGCTTTTTAAATAAAATATTTACTACAGAAGAAAAACAGTATATAAAAGAAAAAAAATATAGTCCTCAAACTATAGCAGGGCTATTTTCTGCAAAAGAATCTATAAGTAAAGCTATAGGAACTGGGATAGGTAAAGTTTCATTTAAAGATATAGAAATATCTCATGATAAATTTGGCAAGCCTATAGTAATTATAAATGAAAAGGTTAAAAGCTTTGGAATTTCAAAAATTGATTTAACTATTACTCATGAAATAGATTATGCTGTTAGTTTTGCAAAGGTAAACTTTAAAATAAATGATAATATTATAGAAATACCAGAAGAATTAAAGGGGTTATTAACTAAGAGAAATCCAGAAAGTCATAAAGGTGATTATGGAAAGGTATTAATAATAGGTGGAAGTAGGGGTATGACAGGTTCTGTAACTTTATCTTCTAAATCAGCTATGAGAACAGGTTCAGGGCTAGTATATACTATGGTACCAGAATACTTAGAAACCATAATGAGTATAAAGCTAACTGAAGAAATAGTAAAGATAGCAAAAGATAATGGTAAAGGATATTTTATAAAAAAATCTTTAGAAGAGATATTAAATAATACAAAAGATAAAGACGTATTAGCAATAGGACCAGGCATGGGAACTTTTGAAGATAATATATATTTATTAAGAGAAATTATAAAAAATATAAATATACCTTTAGTGATAGATGCAGATGGACTAAATTCATTATCTACAGATATAGATATTTTAAAAAATAAGAAAAATTCAATAGTAATCACACCACATCTTGGAGAGATGGCTAGATTACTTGATAAAAGTATAAAAGAAATTGAAAATAATAGAGTTTATTATGCAAAACATATAAGTAATAAATATAATATTGTAACTGTATTAAAAGGAAGTAATACTATAGTTTCATACAAAGATGAAATATATATAAACAATTCAGGAAATCCTGGCATGGCGAAAGCTGGTAGTGGTGATGTACTTACAGGGATTATAATATCTCTTATAGGTCAAGGATTAGAACCATTTAATGCAGCAAAACTTGCAGTATATATTCATGGTCTAGCTGGTGATTTTGCAAGGGATAAAAAAGGTGAGCATTCTATGATAGCTAGTGATATTGTGGATAGTATTGGAGATGCTATAAATTTTCTATTGACAAATAAAAAATTTAGTAGTAAACTTAATTAA
- the pyrB gene encoding aspartate carbamoyltransferase yields MLKGRHLIEPRDFSLEELDEIFSLAEDIIKNEKNYLDKCRGKLLASLFYEPSTRTRFSFESAMYRLGGQVVGFSEAASSSVSKGESVADTIKTIACYSDIAVMRHPKEGAPLLASKNTDMPIINAGDGGHQHPTQTLTDLLTIRILKKDLSNHTIGLCGDLKFGRTVHSLVKAMKRYLNINFVFISPEELQIPDYIKDDLQENSYYETESLDEVIDKLDILYMTRVQKERFFNEEDYVRLKDSYILTNEKLKNSKEDLIIMHPLPRVNEIAVEVDRDKRAVYFEQAKFGMYVRMALILKLLGVE; encoded by the coding sequence ATGTTAAAAGGAAGACATTTAATTGAACCAAGAGATTTTTCATTAGAAGAATTAGATGAAATTTTTTCTCTCGCTGAAGACATTATAAAAAATGAAAAAAATTATCTGGATAAGTGTAGAGGTAAATTACTTGCTTCACTTTTCTATGAACCATCGACTAGAACTAGATTTAGTTTTGAATCTGCAATGTATAGGCTCGGAGGACAAGTGGTAGGATTTTCTGAAGCAGCAAGCTCTTCTGTATCAAAAGGTGAATCTGTAGCTGATACTATAAAAACTATTGCATGTTATTCTGATATAGCTGTAATGAGACATCCAAAAGAAGGAGCACCACTTCTTGCTTCTAAAAATACTGATATGCCTATTATAAATGCTGGTGATGGAGGTCATCAACATCCTACTCAAACATTAACTGATTTACTCACCATAAGAATTCTAAAAAAAGACTTATCAAATCATACTATAGGACTATGCGGAGACCTTAAATTTGGTAGAACAGTCCATTCTCTAGTAAAAGCAATGAAAAGATATTTAAATATAAATTTTGTATTTATATCTCCTGAAGAACTTCAAATTCCTGATTATATAAAAGATGATTTACAAGAAAATAGCTACTATGAAACTGAAAGCCTTGATGAAGTAATAGATAAATTAGATATACTCTATATGACAAGAGTACAAAAAGAAAGGTTTTTTAATGAAGAAGATTATGTACGTTTAAAAGATAGCTATATTCTAACAAATGAAAAACTTAAAAATTCAAAAGAAGACTTAATAATAATGCATCCCCTTCCAAGAGTAAATGAAATAGCAGTTGAAGTTGATAGGGATAAAAGAGCTGTATATTTTGAGCAAGCAAAATTTGGGATGTATGTACGAATGGCTTTAATATTAAAATTATTGGGGGTGGAGTAA
- a CDS encoding aspartate carbamoyltransferase regulatory subunit, with protein sequence MLNIDSIKKGIVIDHIKEGYGYKIFKELGLHKVDYRVALIRNVSSRKQGKKDLIKIENKIDLDLNVLGIIDPDLTVNIIEDEEIKEKIKLSLPEKVKGIFTCKNPRCITSEENIEDVEFILVDKDKKEYRCEYCDTKTSL encoded by the coding sequence ATGTTAAATATCGATAGTATTAAAAAAGGTATAGTAATTGATCATATAAAAGAAGGATATGGATATAAGATATTTAAAGAGTTAGGACTTCACAAAGTTGATTATAGAGTTGCACTTATAAGAAATGTTTCATCTAGAAAACAAGGTAAAAAAGACCTTATAAAAATAGAAAATAAAATAGATTTAGATTTAAATGTACTTGGAATAATAGATCCAGATTTAACTGTAAATATAATTGAAGATGAAGAAATAAAAGAAAAGATAAAATTATCACTTCCAGAAAAGGTTAAAGGTATATTTACTTGTAAAAACCCAAGATGTATAACAAGTGAAGAAAATATAGAAGATGTAGAATTTATACTTGTGGATAAAGATAAAAAAGAATATAGATGTGAATACTGTGATACAAAAACTTCTTTATAG
- a CDS encoding dihydroorotase: MDYIIKNAKIVDKRKTLTGDLWISNGKIKKISNNIDSVGKEIIDGEGKVVMPSFIDMHVHLREPGQTEKEDLITGEKAAVKGGFTHVCAMANTNPVCDNKTIIEYILNKHKENEICGLTQISALTKGLKGEEFVDIDEMLEFTNLFSDDGVNVDDDELFKEALKLSKEKNFKILTHCEPEAETIKRDLKLIEEVGGNLHICHISLRESLDLIKEYKNKGLKFSCEVMPHHIFEWDNDYRVNPPFATKDDRDAMIEGIKEGIIDVIATDHAPHTKKDKENGAPGISGIEEAFSYVYTIFKEEGISLNCLSEKMSYTPSKLLGLDEALIEEGKDANLVLVNLNESHKINTNDFVSKGKNTPFEGRQVYGKILKTIKNGEIVYKNEERKYDNR; the protein is encoded by the coding sequence GTGGATTATATAATAAAAAATGCGAAAATTGTGGATAAGAGAAAAACTCTTACAGGGGACCTGTGGATAAGTAATGGAAAAATAAAAAAAATATCAAATAATATAGATAGTGTTGGAAAAGAAATTATAGATGGAGAAGGAAAAGTAGTAATGCCATCTTTTATAGATATGCATGTTCATTTAAGAGAACCTGGACAGACTGAAAAAGAGGATTTAATAACAGGTGAGAAAGCTGCAGTAAAAGGTGGATTTACTCATGTATGTGCCATGGCAAATACAAATCCAGTTTGTGATAATAAGACAATTATAGAATATATATTAAATAAACACAAAGAAAATGAAATATGTGGTTTAACTCAAATATCAGCACTTACAAAAGGCCTTAAAGGTGAAGAGTTTGTAGATATAGATGAAATGCTTGAGTTTACTAATCTCTTTTCAGATGATGGAGTAAATGTAGATGATGATGAACTTTTTAAAGAGGCTTTAAAATTATCAAAAGAAAAAAATTTTAAAATACTTACTCATTGTGAACCAGAAGCAGAAACTATAAAAAGAGATTTAAAATTAATAGAAGAAGTTGGTGGAAACCTTCATATTTGTCATATAAGCCTTAGAGAAAGTTTAGATTTAATAAAAGAATATAAAAATAAAGGACTTAAATTTAGCTGTGAAGTAATGCCACATCATATATTTGAATGGGATAATGATTATAGAGTTAATCCTCCTTTTGCAACAAAAGATGATAGGGATGCAATGATAGAAGGGATAAAAGAAGGAATAATTGATGTAATAGCTACAGATCATGCTCCTCATACAAAGAAGGATAAAGAAAATGGAGCTCCTGGAATATCAGGAATAGAAGAGGCATTTTCATATGTTTATACTATATTTAAAGAAGAAGGAATTTCACTCAATTGTTTAAGCGAGAAGATGTCTTATACACCCTCAAAATTATTAGGACTTGATGAAGCGCTTATAGAAGAAGGAAAAGATGCAAATTTAGTATTAGTAAATTTAAATGAAAGCCATAAAATCAATACAAACGATTTTGTATCAAAAGGTAAGAATACACCTTTTGAAGGTAGACAAGTATATGGAAAAATTCTTAAGACCATAAAAAATGGTGAAATAGTATATAAAAATGAGGAGAGAAAATATGATAATAGATAA
- the pyrF gene encoding orotidine-5'-phosphate decarboxylase, with product MIIDKLYKECIEKSPICVGLDTKIEYLPEYLMKNDMSIEEKIFTFNKMIIDNTSDLVACFKVQIAFYEALGIEGLKAYSKTVKYIRKKGKIVIGDIKRGDISSTAEAYSDAHFSGDFEVDIITVNPYMGYDSISPYEKYMENKDKALFMLIHTSNKSSKDFQELKIHEEKLYMKVAEKCNKWGENSIGESGFNKIGGVVGLTFPEEFLEIKKKTPNTFFLIPGYGAQGGKGESIKEIFKDGICGVINSSRGIITAHKGKNEDENFVKYTRQAVLSMKEDLIIG from the coding sequence ATGATAATAGATAAATTATACAAAGAATGTATAGAGAAAAGCCCAATATGTGTAGGGCTTGATACAAAAATAGAATATTTGCCAGAGTATTTAATGAAAAATGATATGAGTATAGAAGAAAAGATATTTACATTTAATAAAATGATAATAGATAATACAAGTGATTTAGTAGCATGTTTTAAAGTTCAAATTGCTTTTTATGAAGCATTAGGAATAGAAGGATTAAAAGCATATAGCAAAACAGTTAAATATATAAGAAAAAAAGGAAAAATTGTAATAGGAGATATAAAAAGAGGAGATATATCATCAACAGCAGAAGCGTATTCAGATGCTCATTTTAGTGGTGATTTTGAAGTAGATATAATTACTGTAAATCCATATATGGGTTATGATTCAATTAGTCCATATGAAAAATATATGGAAAATAAAGATAAAGCACTATTTATGTTAATTCATACTTCAAATAAAAGTTCAAAGGATTTTCAAGAGTTAAAAATCCATGAAGAAAAATTATATATGAAGGTAGCAGAAAAATGTAATAAGTGGGGAGAAAATTCTATAGGTGAATCTGGATTTAATAAAATAGGTGGAGTAGTAGGTCTTACTTTCCCAGAAGAATTTTTAGAAATAAAGAAAAAGACACCAAATACATTTTTCTTAATTCCTGGCTATGGGGCTCAAGGAGGAAAAGGGGAGAGTATAAAAGAGATATTTAAAGATGGTATATGTGGAGTTATAAACTCTTCAAGAGGAATTATAACTGCTCATAAAGGAAAAAATGAAGATGAAAACTTTGTAAAATACACAAGACAAGCAGTCCTTTCTATGAAGGAGGATTTAATCATTGGCTAA
- a CDS encoding dihydroorotate dehydrogenase electron transfer subunit, with protein sequence MAKILENIKVSDRIYKLIIEGKFHGEMGQFFMIRGWGDYPLLSRPLSIHDKNNESITFLYRVEGIGTNKLTELSKEDNVKLEGPYGNGYPTVKGKIAIVGGGIGIAPLLYTAKNLKNRVKELDIYLGFTEKEYLTEEFWKYADNLYVSVGDFITEKLNVDNYDHILTCGPEIMMRKIVDMSKDKNVKTYVSIEKHMACGVGACLVCSCKTKNGMSRVCKDGPVYPGEDVFYE encoded by the coding sequence TTGGCTAAAATACTAGAAAATATAAAAGTATCAGATAGAATATATAAATTAATTATAGAAGGTAAATTTCATGGAGAAATGGGCCAATTTTTTATGATAAGAGGATGGGGTGACTATCCTCTTTTATCTAGACCACTTAGTATTCATGATAAAAATAATGAAAGTATAACATTTTTATATAGAGTAGAAGGTATTGGAACAAATAAATTAACGGAGTTAAGTAAAGAGGACAATGTTAAATTAGAAGGTCCATATGGTAACGGCTATCCAACTGTTAAAGGAAAAATAGCTATAGTTGGTGGGGGGATAGGTATTGCACCTTTACTTTATACTGCTAAAAATTTAAAGAACAGAGTAAAAGAATTAGATATATATTTAGGATTTACAGAAAAAGAATATTTAACAGAGGAATTTTGGAAATATGCAGATAATTTATATGTTTCAGTAGGTGATTTTATAACTGAAAAATTAAACGTAGATAATTATGATCATATACTTACTTGTGGGCCAGAGATTATGATGAGAAAAATAGTAGATATGTCAAAAGACAAAAATGTAAAAACTTATGTTTCAATAGAAAAACATATGGCATGTGGAGTAGGAGCGTGTCTTGTATGCAGTTGTAAAACAAAAAATGGGATGAGTAGAGTCTGTAAAGATGGTCCAGTTTACCCGGGAGAGGATGTATTTTATGAGTAA